DNA from Variovorax sp. PBL-H6:
TAGAACTCCAGCGTTTTCTTCTCGTCCTCCGCAATGACGGTGAAGTGGTTCATTCCGATGATCATGGGATGGCTCCTTCTTGGTTTGTTCAGGGCAGCAGGACCAATGCGCCCAGCGTTGCGCGTGATTCGAGCCGCGCGTGCGCCTGCGCCGCGGATTCCAGCGAATGGCGCTCGATGGGCGGCAGCCGGATGCTGCCGTCGGCGAGCGCATCCCACACGCGCTGCGCCCGCTCGGCCAGCTGCGCCCGGCCCGCCACATAGTCGAACACCACCGGCCGCGAGAAACTCAGCGACTTCGCGACCAGCGCATCGGGCGGCAGCGGTGCCAGCGGGCCACTGGCCTGGCCGAGGCTGATCCAGTGGCCGCGGCGCGCCAGCGACGCCAGGTTTTCGTCGCGAGCCGCATCGCCCAGCCCGTCGATCAACACGTCGACACCGCCGCAGGCGCGCTGCACGGCATCGGCGAAGCGGTAGTCGCGCGTCACGATCGCATGTTCGCATCCGTGCTCACGCGCGACGCGGGCCTTCGCCTCGCTGGACACGGTGCCCAGCACCGTCGCGCCCATCCGGCGTGCCCAGGCGCAAACCAGCAGGCCCACGCCGCCGGCCGCTGCGTGCACCAGCAGCCGCGTGCCGCGCTGCACCCGGCCCAGATCGTGCAGCAGGTAGTCGGCGGTGATGCCCTTGAGCAGCAAGGCGGCCGCGGTCTCGTCCTCGATCTCCGCGGGCAGGCGCACCACCCAGTCCGCCGGCACGCAGCGCACGCCGCAGTAGGCACCGGGTACCGGACCGAGGTAGGCCACGCGATCGCCCGGCAGCAGCCCGCTTACCTGCGGCCCCACATCGAGCACGCTGCCCGCAGCCTCCATGCCGGGCACCAGCGGCAAGGCCGACGGGATCCATCCGCGCCGCAGGTAGATGTCGATGTAGTTGACGCCGATCGCACGCTGGCGGATGCGCACCTCGCCCGCACGCGGCGCCGGCGCTTCGCCGTCCTGCGTCCGCAGCATTTCGGGCCCGCCATGGCGCTCGAGCGCCACGCGGCGCGTGGGCAAGGGCAGGGCGTCCGGCATCGGCGCCGACGCAGCGCTCGCGCGCAGATCGCCACCCTGGCGCAGGTAGCGCCGCAGGTTCTCGAAGCCCGCCTCGTACACCCCTTGCGCCACCATGTCGCGCAGCTCGCGCTCCATGCCCGGCGGCGTGTCGAAGCGCGATTCCCAATGCCAGAAGGTGCGGTTGCCGTCGGTCACCGGCTTCAGCGTGACCGTGGCCACGTAGCGTTGCAGCGGCACCGTCGCCTCGACGATGCAGTAGGTGCTCTTGTGCTCGCGGT
Protein-coding regions in this window:
- a CDS encoding SRPBCC family protein; translated protein: MLQRVVRSTLIDAPIERVWAVLRDFNSHDQWHEAVETSRIEGGERSDQVGCIRSFTLRDGNRIREQLLTLSDREHKSTYCIVEATVPLQRYVATVTLKPVTDGNRTFWHWESRFDTPPGMERELRDMVAQGVYEAGFENLRRYLRQGGDLRASAASAPMPDALPLPTRRVALERHGGPEMLRTQDGEAPAPRAGEVRIRQRAIGVNYIDIYLRRGWIPSALPLVPGMEAAGSVLDVGPQVSGLLPGDRVAYLGPVPGAYCGVRCVPADWVVRLPAEIEDETAAALLLKGITADYLLHDLGRVQRGTRLLVHAAAGGVGLLVCAWARRMGATVLGTVSSEAKARVAREHGCEHAIVTRDYRFADAVQRACGGVDVLIDGLGDAARDENLASLARRGHWISLGQASGPLAPLPPDALVAKSLSFSRPVVFDYVAGRAQLAERAQRVWDALADGSIRLPPIERHSLESAAQAHARLESRATLGALVLLP